CGAAGGCATCATAAAGATGGTTTCAACTTTTGCGAGTTTGTAATTGTTCATGGCTATTTGAAGTTCGTATTCAAAGTCCGTAAATAGCCTTACACCTCTAACTATCAACCTTATCCCCTCTTCAAGCATAAAATTTACCAAAAGCCCATCAAAACCCTTCACCTCAACTTTATCTCCCAAACACTCTACCATCTTCTTAAACATCTCCACTCTTTCCTCCATGTTAAAAAGCAGGTGTCTTCTTGGATTTCTTGCAACTGCTACTACTACACGATCAAAGACCTCACAGCTCCTCTTTACTATGTCAAGATGTCCAAGGTGTGGAGGGTCAAAAGTGCCCGGATACACTACTTTAGTCATCTTCCTTCCTCCAAAGGGACAGTACTGTGTCTCCATAAACTTTCTTCCTTTCTGCGCCAAAATCCATCTTTTTGCCGTGTTCTAATATGAAAATTCCACCTTTTTTGAGAACTTTTAATGAAAGTTGTATAAGTTTTTCGTAATTTTCATAGTTATAAGGTGGATCTGCAAAGATCACATCTGCCTCTCTATCAAAGTTCATTAGAAACTTGAGTACATCGGATATTATCACATTACCTCTTGCCTTCTTCTTAATTTCTTTGGCAAGTTTAGGATTTTTCTCCACAAAAATCACCTCCGCACCCCTTTCTTCAGCCATAAGTCCCACCTGACCACTGCCAGCGTAAAGGTCTAAAAACAGAGAACCTCTTATGTCTCCTAATATGTTAAACACAGCCTGTTTGACGAGAGAAGAAGTAGGTCTAATTTCTTTTTTTCTTCTTGCTTTTTCCATGAAAAGTATTATAATTTAATGTTCTGTCTTAAAGGAGGTGTTTTGTGATGAGGCGTTTTGCTCTACCCAAAAATCTTGACAAGGAGGAGAGAAAATGGCAAAGACCCTCGGACTGCATATCCTAGCAGACCTTTACGGTGTTAACCCCGACCTTATTGACAAGGTCGAGGACATAAGGCACTTGCTTGAAAGTGCCGTCAAGGTTGCAGGTCTTACCAAGATCTCCTCTCACTACTATCAGTTCCAACCTCACGGAGCCACAGGCGTTGTACTTCTGGCTGAAAGCCACATATCCATCCACACATGGCCCGAGCACGGACTTGCTACCGTAGATGTCTACACCTGTGGGGACCCGCTAAAGGCATACAGGTCTATGGAGTACATAGTATCTGTACTCAAACCTACAAGGATAGACAAACAGGTTTTCGAGAGGGGTCTGGTAGGAGAGTCCGAGGATGCAGAGC
The DNA window shown above is from Hydrogenobacter hydrogenophilus and carries:
- the coaD gene encoding pantetheine-phosphate adenylyltransferase; protein product: MTKVVYPGTFDPPHLGHLDIVKRSCEVFDRVVVAVARNPRRHLLFNMEERVEMFKKMVECLGDKVEVKGFDGLLVNFMLEEGIRLIVRGVRLFTDFEYELQIAMNNYKLAKVETIFMMPSQDYIHISSTIVRDIASYCGDLKGLVHPYVEEKLKEKFGCFKM
- a CDS encoding RsmD family RNA methyltransferase, whose translation is MEKARRKKEIRPTSSLVKQAVFNILGDIRGSLFLDLYAGSGQVGLMAEERGAEVIFVEKNPKLAKEIKKKARGNVIISDVLKFLMNFDREADVIFADPPYNYENYEKLIQLSLKVLKKGGIFILEHGKKMDFGAERKKVYGDTVLSLWRKEDD
- the speD gene encoding adenosylmethionine decarboxylase; this encodes MAKTLGLHILADLYGVNPDLIDKVEDIRHLLESAVKVAGLTKISSHYYQFQPHGATGVVLLAESHISIHTWPEHGLATVDVYTCGDPLKAYRSMEYIVSVLKPTRIDKQVFERGLVGESEDAELRSSLLNTYR